In the Halichoerus grypus chromosome 4, mHalGry1.hap1.1, whole genome shotgun sequence genome, one interval contains:
- the GPR55 gene encoding G-protein coupled receptor 55 → MRKLSPREGSDALRSRLVTKLGGQMTSRSSLSCTGPRAGKDMSQQLNKSQNCSFRDVDELMKTVQLVVHIPTFLLGLLLNVLAIRGFSTFLKKRWPDNAATSIYMINLAIFDLLLVLSLPFKMALSNMHAPLPFFCTLVECFYFISMYGSVFTICFISLDRFLAIQYPFLVSHLRSPRKILGICCTIWVLVWAGSIPIYSFHGKVEEYTCFHNMSDGTWSAKVFFPLEVFGFLLPMGVMGFCSSRSIHILVGRRDLTRDWVQQKACIWTIAASLAVFVVSFLPVHLGFFLQFLVRNGFIVQCSAKQNISLFLQLSMCFSNVNCCLDVFCYYFVIKEFRMDIMAHRPSRVQLVLQDTMISRG, encoded by the exons ATGAGGAAGCTGAGCCCCAGAGAGGGAAGTGATGCTCTCCGGAGCAGACTGGTGACCAAGCTGGGAGGACAAATGACGTCTCGCAGCTCACTCAGCTGCACCGGACCCCGAGCAG GAAAGGACATGAGCCAGCAACTCAACAAGAGCCAGAACTGCTCCTTCAGGGACGTGGATGAGCTGATGAAAACCGTGCAGCTGGTGGTCCATATCCCCACCTTCCTCCTGGGCCTCCTCCTCAACGTGCTGGCCATCCGAGGCTTCAGCACCTTCCTGAAGAAGAGGTGGCCGGATAACGCGGCCACCTCCATCTACATGATCAATCTGGCCATCTTCGACCTGCTGCTGGTGCTGTCCCTTCCGTTCAAGATGGCGCTGTCCAATATGCAcgctccccttcctttcttctgtacCCTGGTGGAGTGCTTCTACTTCATCAGCATGTACGGGAGTGTCTTCACCATCTGCTTCATTAGTCTGGACAGATTCTTGGCCATCCAGTACCCGTTCCTGGTCAGCCACCTCCGGTCCCCCAGGAAGATCTTGGGGATCTGTTGCACCATCTGGGTCCTGGTGTGGGCCGGGAGCATCCCTATCTACAGCTTTCACGGGAAGGTGGAAGAGTACACGTGCTTCCACAACATGTCTGATGGCACCTGGAGTGCCAAGGTCTTCTTCCCCCTTGAGGTGTTCGGCTTCCTTCTTCCCATGGGTGTCATGGGTTTCTGTTCCTCCAGGAGCATTCACATCCTGGTAGGCCGTCGGGATCTCACCCGGGACTGGGTCCAGCAGAAGGCCTGCATCTGGACAATCGCAGCCAGTCTGGCTGTCTTTGTGGTCTCCTTTCTTCCGGTCCACCTGGGTTTCTTCTTGCAGTTCCTGGTACGGAACGGCTTTATTGTGCAGTGCAGCGCTAAGCAGAACATCAGCTTGTTCTTGCAGTTGTCCATGTGTTTCTCCAACGTCAACTGCTGCCTAGATGTCTTCTGCTACTACTTTGTCATTAAAGAATTCCGCATGGACATCATGGCCCACAGGCCTTCCAGGGTCCAGCTTGTTCTCCAGGATACCATGATCAGTAGGGGCTAA